TATGGCACAGGGAACAAGGAatatcaaaaataaacacaaaggatAATTTACTTTAAAATAGAAATGCTACGCcagtgtttacatttttaactgTGATGTGAGAATCTCCAAATAGTAAATTTTTCTAAAATCTGCACAAGGTAATAGATAACTTAAGTACAGAAATTGCGTTTTAAAttagataaatacaaaaacacacaaaaaacattaaTCTACAACATTTCTACAGCCGAATGCACCAAATGtgcacattttaaagtttttgagatatgaacatttttctctgctcctctccgaTCACTCTCCAACACCATCAAGCGTTATGACGACAATGACATGATCGTGACAAAGAAAGAACAGGAGGTTCGTATTTATGTATACGTTTATCCATCCGACCATTAGACTCGTAAACATCTCTTAAACCTGTTGCTCCCTACAGGACAGAGCACCTCACCCCTTGTTGTAAAGGCCGTTGGTAGGAGGGGTTTCTGAGGAGTTCTGGCTCGTCGGCGCCCCCTGTCCTCCGGCTTGACCTCTGCGATTAGCTGTCTGTTCGTTGACGTATTCCCGACACGATGCCAGTTTAGACTCAAGGTTCTATAAGAAATGAGGTGGAAATAAAGGTTCAACTGTTTTAAGACATTCCTTCCACAACCGCAAATTTCAACCTCATGGTGGCACAAGAGGGTCACCAGTTATTAAAATGTATCCTCAAAGAACCATGAATAAAATTCCATGGCGATCCagcccatagactgtatgttaAGATggaacaacatgacagctccccaggaGTGAAGACAAAGTGTCTGGAtcagcccctggtggctggctgcagtatagatcacAATAAGTCAAGTAAATGTtcaattaaaatgtctaaaagattgtttctgtcattttaggctgGTGAACACCTGCTGCTGTCCACAGAggtgccactgctgctgcacaaacagctgATCACCTTTTTAGTCAAGATGATGTGATGAACAGTACTCAAGGTATTAAAGCCAGacagacttttattttacataaatacatattttatgttCACTTAGTTCTGTATTCTCTTGTTTTGTGGATATTTGATTAAAATtaattatgtgtgtgttgtttaacatgagcattaaaatgcattttgcctcaaagtataaaaatacatgACAGGAGGATCTTTGTCAGTGAATGTAACCCAACACTACAGTCTTTGCACAGACCGAGTTCTTGTTCGATTTGTTCACACTTTGAAAACACGAGGAAAATGGACACATTACGACAACTATTCACTCTGCAGTATATTGCTTCTCCAAATCAATTAACTCTTGAGCTCAGGGAGAAGCATCTGTTTGTGCTGTTTGATGAGCCACAGAGAAGAATAACCGGAGGCAGTGTGCAGCGTCACATGACAGGTCATGATATGATAAATAGCACAGAGTGTGAACAGGTTGATTTGTCACAGTTCATCTAACACAGAAGTTCTCTTATGTCCATGAGAGCACTAGGTCAAAAATCACAAGAGCCGTTCTCACCCCGACTTTCCTCAGAAGTTCCCCGACGATGCTGAGGGCCGAGATTCTCACCGAGGTGGTGAGAGGAGTCGCTGAAAGGCTTTCACCTGCAGACACAAACCAGCTGATCAGTCCAGATACACTTCACAGTGatataaaacaaatcaattacCAGAATCTTCTTTTTGAATAACTAATTGATTAGATTAGGAATCCTGTGCTATGTTAGTATTACATTATAATATTCCTGGCTCAAGATGTACCATAATTTTGGTCTATTAAACTTAAACTATTAATTGAttttattagattagatttggTTAATCTATATTTAAGAAAAagaagatccattaattattttctgagaaatcaacaaaaaagttGAACGTTTTTCTAGctcacaatgttgaagaaagtggaaGGAAAAAGTCATAGATGCCCCCCCGATCCATAtccaaaacaacatttcaaaagGTTGAACCCTGATTTTCATACaaatcatttcagtttttttttttctcaatcctgctaactaacacagagacagacaaacaaacgcagatgaagacttaacctccttggtgaagtTAATAAAATGCGCCTATCATGTCGGCAGtaataaagaaaactgcagCACAGACTGCAACAAGTTCAAGGTGACGACTGTAAAGATGGTTTCCCTGCAGCCTGAGAGCAAGTGTTCCAACGACATGAACCAGTCCACGGCATCAAAACACAGTGTGCCATCTGGCTGCTTACGTTCATTTCCCACGTTGTAGTTTAAAAACCCCAACACAAACTTGCTCCCTCCCGAGCAGCTGATGAACTGACCTCTGCTGCTGGAGGGCGGAGGTGTGGTGAAGTAGTCAGACTGGGCTGGAGGTCTGGAcggcgtggtggtggtggtggcagacGGGATGGGCTGGTTAGAGGGCAGAGACATGGTTTTGTCCTCAGTTCCTTTACCTGGAGGGGTGAGAGGAGGGGTGGGCAGCCCGGCcgtgggggaggtggaggaagatgaTGGAGGCTCTTTGACGACGCTGCTGAGAGACGGCTTCCTTTCCTGTACCTGCTGTTTCTGTTGCACTGCCAGCTCCTGCCTCAGgtctaaaccccccccccccccgccacacacAGTAACATTCACTGTCATTTTCTTCATTGACATTgaagaaaatagttttttacgGGGTATTTATGTTTTAGACTGGAATCAGACTCACACAGTAATAGTCATATTAGGTGTGGGTATTGTGTTTTAAATCTTTCTACCTCTGGCTTCGTCCTTCAGTCTTTGAACAGACTCCAGGAGATTCTCCTTCTCATCCAGCTCACTCTCGAGGAAAGCATTTCTCTCTATCACATGGTTCATCCTCTGCTCAAAGTCCTCCAGTGACATGATGGTTGCCCTGAAACACACAGG
Above is a genomic segment from Pleuronectes platessa chromosome 16, fPlePla1.1, whole genome shotgun sequence containing:
- the LOC128458601 gene encoding nuclear distribution protein nudE homolog 1 codes for the protein MGDPEPPEFGSLEEELEYWKEKAARHQQSAEEVQEELQEFQQMSRDYEGELETELKQCEARNRELLAANERLCMELENYKEKYEMHHSEACRQIASLEGDLAETTAVRDQLHKYIRELEQANDDLERTKRATIMSLEDFEQRMNHVIERNAFLESELDEKENLLESVQRLKDEARDLRQELAVQQKQQVQERKPSLSSVVKEPPSSSSTSPTAGLPTPPLTPPGKGTEDKTMSLPSNQPIPSATTTTTPSRPPAQSDYFTTPPPSSSRGESLSATPLTTSVRISALSIVGELLRKVGNLESKLASCREYVNEQTANRRGQAGGQGAPTSQNSSETPPTNGLYNKGLVKRLDFGAGHKMLL